The DNA sequence GAATCGGTCTCTCTGACGAGAGGGTCAAGGCAGGGTCTACCCGGCATACCCGCGTGGGAGGTTTAAACTCCACTCGCCGGTCAAGACCGACGCGCTTGCACAGGATCAGCAGATCATCCTGCGTTATGCATAGTCACAACTGTTCGAGCAATGCAAGAGAGGTTTCGACAGGCGTGACCGCACCAAACATCTCGACAGAGACGATTGCACCGCTCGCGATACGCTCCCCGTCAACCACTTTGTCCTTGCGCAGTTTGGTGACGTGGCCGGTAAACCCGGCGAAAGGACCGCTGCTAAAGCGGACCCTGTCACCACGCCGGAAGCTCTTGCAGTGCTCCAAATCAAGATCAAGCTCTTGAGTACCGAAGAGCTTGAATCGATTCATTTCCTCGTCTGATACACGATGCGGCTCGATCATGCCGCCGACGAAGCCCGCGACACCTTCCAGCCGGGCAATTCCGCAGACTGCGGCGGGCGAGTAAACCATGTTGACCAGCACATAACCGGGCATCATCGGACGCAAAACATCATGGATAACGCGGCCACGAAAGACCTGTTTACCGCAGTTCTCCATAGGCAAAAAAGTTTTCACACCGGCTTTGCCAAGCGCATCCTCAACAGCTTTTTCCGCCTTGTGCTTCGTCTCCACCACGAACCATTCGTGTTTGCCCGGCTGATTCTCCGCTGCCATGGAAAGCATGGTGACGGTGAGTCGCTTCGTGTTCTGCATCTGGTCGAACAGAGACGCAAAGCGTGTCAGGTCATAAAGCTCCGGGTTGACCGGCTTGTTGGCGGCATAAATCTTCACGTTATGCATCATTGGAGCGTCCCTCGTTTATGGAGAAAAGGAAGTTGGAGAGTGCGGCATCAACTGCCGCTTCGAGATCGTCTGCCCCGTCATCGACAGGCGGGAGATAGACCCATTCCGGCGCATACTCGATAAAGGGCCAGCCATTGCGCTCATGCAGGCGCTTCCACGCTGCAAACACATCGCTATCACGATGCACCTGCCGGAAGTCCTGTACGAAGGGGAGAAGTGCGAGCGAAGTGGTGTAGGGTTCCCGGCGGCGGGCATGGTCCCGCATGGCGCTAACAACCGGCCAACCGTTGTCACGGCGCTTTTCGTGCACAAGCTGTTCACGGGAAATCATGCCCTTGGCGATACGGGTTTCGTCAAAGGTGGTCAGGTGCAGCGGGCCGGTCGGCTCTTTCGACAGAGCCTCAAGCCGCGTCCCCATCCAGAGCTTGCCGCAAACCTTGGCGATGCCCCGCGTCTGCACAGGCTCCGCAAGAGCATGTTCCGGCAGGTCACGCCAATGGCGGTTCTTGAGATAGACCGCTGCGGCCATCAGTTCGGAAGGCTTGGCCCAACGAAGATAAGCGGGCGTCCGCTCCACGCATTCGGCGCGATCTTCCGGCGAAAGCGCGAACCATGCATTGCGGGCATACACCACATCGCCCTTTTTCCACGTCGCAAACCAGAGCGTGAAAGCGTGCTCAATCTTCTTTCGATCAACCTTTTTCAAAGCTCCCTCTTCCGCGTCAGCGGAGGGAGAGTTGTTTGGAAGAGTATCTGGAAGATTCTTATCTTGGTGGAACTCCTCCACCACCTTCCGGTCGTCATTTCCACCACCTTCGGGAACCATTTCCACCACCTTTTCGGCAGAACGTGGTGGAACTGTTCCACCACCTTGACGGGTCGCGGCATCATTGGAAGGTGGTGGAGGATTTCCACCACCTTCTTGTTCATCAGCGCTGGCGGCAGTGCCGGAAAGGTCGCGGCCCGGCCAGCGCGCCACGTATTCGTTCCGCTTCCATTTCTGGCCGCGAAAGCCGTGTTGCGTGACAACGATCCAACCGCTTTCTTCGGCGATTTCGAGGTGTTTCATGACGGTTTTTTTGTCGAGGCCCGTCAGGTCCACAAGGTCCGAAATCGGCGGGTAGCAGGAACCGCCGGTCGCATCCATTTTCAGGCCAAGCGTATGCAGCACAAGGCGCGTAATAGGCGGCAAGCCGGATTTGGCAACCGCGTGCCGCCAAGACCATGCACGCGACGTTGCGCCGTGATCTGGTTCCATCACCGCACACCGCCTTTCCGTACCACGTCGCGCAGGAAAGAGCGCACGGCGTGCACCCCGAGAACGACCGTATGCGGCAATCCGCCGTCCGGCAGGCGCGTGGCATTGATGGCCGCAAATTCCACGTCCAGCGCGTCCACGCCGAGCGAGAAATGCGCCGCCTGCAAAACCCGCCGAATGTCAGTATGGTCGCGATAAATAACACCCTGCGGCGCGCGCAAAAGCCAGTCCGCGCGCGCCGCATCCGTCTGGCAGTCTGCCAGAAGTTCAACAATAGGCATGAGTTCGGTCATCGGCTGATTTCCCGCTCTACCTTGCGCGCCAGAGCGCGGTAGATGTCCATCGCCTTGCATAGATCGCCATGCGCCCGGCGCTGGTCGGCAGCAGCCTTTTCGGCATGTGCGGTAGCTTCCTCGCAGGCGACGAATGCGACTTCCACCAGCCTCGTCTCTTTCAGGAACTCATCATAAAGCGGGTTCGAGCCTGCCGGTCCGAAGAACTGTTCGCGCACCTGCGCCACCCAATCACGCGGCACGCCCAAATCCTTCGCCACGGCGGCATCCGTCCAAGGGGATTTGTAGGTATCCTTCGCGTAAACTTCGTCCAGCTTGTCATTGATAATGCGCCGGTCATCGCGGCTCATTTCGCGGGGCTTGTCTGCAATTGTCGCTACGGTGTCAGCCATGGCTTTCTGTCCTTTACGCTTGGCCGGGCTGGCGTGAAGCGGGCAAAAATCCTTGCGCGGACTGCTGCCGACCACCCATCCCTTGTTCTGGAAATGCTGAGTTGCCGCGATTGGCGGCTTGCGATTGATCCCGGTTTGATGCGGGAAATAGGCGACAGCGCCGCAGCAGGCGCATGTGATCTGCATGGCCTTGGTGGACTTGTCGCCGTATGAAATGGAAACTTCTGGGAAGATGCGGTCGCTCACGTCGAAACCCTCTTTGCCCAAATCTCGAAATCCGTGCGCAGATCAATAAACGCCGTCTGCGCCCGCTCTTCGCGATTGAGTTGGGTCTTGCTGGTGATGCCGAGCAGCTTTTTCAAAACCGTGTCGGCATGGTCCTTATTGTGGATCGCGCGCGTCTGGTCCCGGCGCTCAAGAAAGCGGTGAAACAGCGGTTCCGCGCAAAGCATGGCCGCGTTGGCAGCAAAATCACCATCCCTCAACTGATAGTGTTGCTGTGAGTCCAACGGCACGGATTGCCCATTTTTCAGAGCAGCAATCGCCCTACGCCGAAGACTTAGGAAAAGAATAGCGTCGGACAGAGCGCCACTGATAAGGTCAACCTCATCAGGCAGCGCATCCTCGTAAATCGTGCACAGTATCACCCGGTCACCAGTCGAACGGGTGGCAACTACATGCCTTTGCTTGCCGTCAGCATCGATTTCCCAATTGTCGCCGTTGCACCTGTCAGCGATCATCGCAATTCGCGTGAGACGGGCCTTTTCCCGGTCGCGGTCGGCCTGCGCTGGCGTCATCATGCCGCCTCGCTTTCCGCCGTCGCGGCCGCTTCCTGCGGCTGGAAATCCTTCCAGTCCACCCGGCGAACAACCGTGGCGCTGCCGTAATTTCCGGCCTCGTCACGCTCCCAAACAAACCACGCCGTGTTCATGCGGCTGGAGGCTTTATTGCCCTCCCATCCGTCACGGTGCATCATCGGCAGGCGGCGCTTGAACACGTAGACGCGCGCGGGCGGGCAATCGTCCATGACGAAATTCCGGTCGTCGTCCGCGAACCCGGCAAGGAAATTCAGGTTGAGCAAAAGCGCCATTTTGCGCGGCTGGTAGACCCGCAGGGCATGGGCCACGAAAGCGTTCAGAACGTCGCCGTAAGGCGGGTTGGTGACGATATCGTATGAGCCGGCTCCCAGCGGTTGCGAGGTCAAGAAGTCCTGCACCGCCTGCAATTCGCCGTTACTGTCCGCCGTGCCGTAATCGTTGATATCGGCCAGCACCACGCCATAATGATGGGCTTCCAACATGCGAGAGCATGCGCCGCGCCCGCAGGCAGGCTCAAACACGGTCGCGGTAAATTCTTCCAGCGCCAGCAGCGTAAACATCGCTTCCGGCGGGGTTTCGTATAGGTTTGCGCCGCGTTCTTCCTTCGTGGCGCTCGCCGTGCCTACTGCCGCGCGAAGATTGGCTTTCGTCGGTTCCAGACCGGCGGAAAGACGCGCCTGAATTGCCCGCTCGACAATGCCGGGTTCGCGATGTTCCGCCGCCGAAAGCTTGCGGGCTTCATGGATTTCCTTGTAGGACAGGCCCGTGTCATCGACGGAAAAACCCTTTCCATCGGAAAGGGTTTTCGGTCTGCCGCCCTTCGAAGCCTCGCCCGACGCCTGCGCCTCGTCCCATTTGTCGGCAATGAGGATTTTCGCGCGGGCTTCGATCAACAGCGCGTCCGCCTGCATGCGCCGCGCTTTTGCGATGAGTTTTTCGGTTGCGCCGATCTGTTCGGCGAACTGTGCGGCGGTCTTGGCCTGATTATAGGCGACCGATGCGACGATGCGGGCATTGATAATATCACCGTCATCGAGAAGCGCCCGCGCTCGCTCCACCGTGGCGACCAGCCCGGACGCATCCGCGACCGGCACCACGGCGGTTTCAGTTTCGCGTTCCGGCATGTCACCCGGCTCCGCAATGCCTTCCAGCATCGCCAGCATTTCGCGGGCGCGGTCGGTTGGGTAGTATGTTTTCCCGTTTTTCTTGTCGCGCGTCAGGTAACCGTT is a window from the Agrobacterium tumefaciens genome containing:
- the nusG gene encoding transcription termination/antitermination protein NusG; amino-acid sequence: MMHNVKIYAANKPVNPELYDLTRFASLFDQMQNTKRLTVTMLSMAAENQPGKHEWFVVETKHKAEKAVEDALGKAGVKTFLPMENCGKQVFRGRVIHDVLRPMMPGYVLVNMVYSPAAVCGIARLEGVAGFVGGMIEPHRVSDEEMNRFKLFGTQELDLDLEHCKSFRRGDRVRFSSGPFAGFTGHVTKLRKDKVVDGERIASGAIVSVEMFGAVTPVETSLALLEQL
- a CDS encoding helix-turn-helix domain-containing protein; the protein is MEPDHGATSRAWSWRHAVAKSGLPPITRLVLHTLGLKMDATGGSCYPPISDLVDLTGLDKKTVMKHLEIAEESGWIVVTQHGFRGQKWKRNEYVARWPGRDLSGTAASADEQEGGGNPPPPSNDAATRQGGGTVPPRSAEKVVEMVPEGGGNDDRKVVEEFHQDKNLPDTLPNNSPSADAEEGALKKVDRKKIEHAFTLWFATWKKGDVVYARNAWFALSPEDRAECVERTPAYLRWAKPSELMAAAVYLKNRHWRDLPEHALAEPVQTRGIAKVCGKLWMGTRLEALSKEPTGPLHLTTFDETRIAKGMISREQLVHEKRRDNGWPVVSAMRDHARRREPYTTSLALLPFVQDFRQVHRDSDVFAAWKRLHERNGWPFIEYAPEWVYLPPVDDGADDLEAAVDAALSNFLFSINEGRSNDA
- a CDS encoding SAM-dependent methyltransferase, which produces MAPYKQVKLPKPGPSALVVITAAVRNGTVTVETQQQGAAANKSVSNGYLTRDKKNGKTYYPTDRAREMLAMLEGIAEPGDMPERETETAVVPVADASGLVATVERARALLDDGDIINARIVASVAYNQAKTAAQFAEQIGATEKLIAKARRMQADALLIEARAKILIADKWDEAQASGEASKGGRPKTLSDGKGFSVDDTGLSYKEIHEARKLSAAEHREPGIVERAIQARLSAGLEPTKANLRAAVGTASATKEERGANLYETPPEAMFTLLALEEFTATVFEPACGRGACSRMLEAHHYGVVLADINDYGTADSNGELQAVQDFLTSQPLGAGSYDIVTNPPYGDVLNAFVAHALRVYQPRKMALLLNLNFLAGFADDDRNFVMDDCPPARVYVFKRRLPMMHRDGWEGNKASSRMNTAWFVWERDEAGNYGSATVVRRVDWKDFQPQEAAATAESEAA